One Bacteroidota bacterium DNA segment encodes these proteins:
- a CDS encoding NAD-dependent malic enzyme — MKTFTIKIDPLTGEEYFEVYLRGQQILNDPLLNKASAFTVEERLSLGLSGLLRSGINTIENQLARSVLMYRRKPDEMEKYIYLQGLLNRSETLFYKLLTGNLTEMLPIVYTPTVGQACLQMSHITRRYRGIYITPENIANIDAIFSSISLPEVNLIVVTDGERILGLGDLGSDGMGIPVGKVNLYVAAGGLHPACCLPICIDVGTNNEKLLKDPLYLGHRKKRLEGEEYYSFIEKFVLGVKRNFPSALLQWEDFAKHKAFKLLERYHERILSFNDDIQGTGAVTLATLISAMKIKKQKLGYQRFVIVGMGQAGTGIASNIKVMLREEGLSEEDARNRIFAIDIDGLLLEDTTGLEDHQKPFAQKLSTVANWKFETPDKITLMDVVKNAKATVLIGVTAKSGLFGEEILKLAAQNDERPVILALSNPTSKSECTPDEVIRATNGKGLIATGSPFPPVEHNGKQHVTSQCNNMFIFPGVGLGALVSTTPKVTNRMFLAASKALSNLVTEEQLSKGILLPDMKDIRFVSRQVAKAVALEARESGLGRLLEDEQYEKIIAKAQWEPRYYPFRPGKTSDFLC, encoded by the coding sequence ATGAAAACATTTACAATAAAAATCGACCCTTTAACAGGTGAAGAATATTTTGAAGTCTATTTACGCGGACAACAGATTCTGAACGACCCCCTACTTAACAAAGCATCGGCTTTTACAGTTGAAGAACGATTGAGCTTGGGTTTATCAGGATTGTTACGCTCCGGTATTAATACAATCGAAAATCAACTTGCCCGCAGCGTACTAATGTATCGCCGGAAGCCCGACGAGATGGAAAAATATATCTACTTACAGGGTTTACTAAACAGAAGTGAGACTTTATTCTACAAACTTCTAACCGGAAATTTAACAGAAATGCTTCCGATAGTTTATACCCCAACTGTCGGACAGGCTTGCTTACAAATGAGCCACATAACACGCAGGTATCGTGGAATATACATTACACCCGAAAATATTGCCAACATAGATGCAATCTTTTCGAGCATTTCTCTGCCAGAAGTTAATCTGATAGTCGTAACCGACGGCGAACGGATTCTTGGTTTAGGCGATTTAGGTTCCGACGGAATGGGAATTCCTGTCGGAAAAGTAAATCTCTACGTAGCTGCCGGCGGTTTACACCCCGCTTGCTGTTTACCCATCTGTATTGATGTCGGAACGAACAACGAAAAACTTTTAAAAGATCCGTTGTATTTAGGACACAGAAAAAAACGTCTCGAAGGCGAGGAATATTATTCATTCATCGAGAAGTTCGTCTTGGGTGTAAAAAGAAATTTCCCATCCGCCTTATTACAGTGGGAAGATTTTGCCAAACACAAAGCATTTAAATTATTGGAACGATACCACGAGCGAATCTTATCCTTCAACGACGATATCCAAGGGACGGGCGCCGTTACACTTGCGACTTTAATATCGGCTATGAAAATTAAAAAACAAAAATTAGGCTATCAAAGATTTGTGATTGTTGGAATGGGACAAGCTGGTACCGGAATCGCATCCAACATAAAAGTGATGTTGAGAGAAGAAGGACTATCGGAAGAAGATGCACGTAACCGAATTTTTGCAATCGATATTGATGGCCTACTTTTAGAAGATACGACGGGTTTAGAAGACCACCAAAAACCATTCGCCCAAAAACTTTCGACAGTAGCTAATTGGAAATTTGAAACACCAGACAAAATTACATTAATGGATGTAGTTAAGAATGCAAAAGCCACTGTATTGATTGGAGTTACAGCAAAAAGTGGATTGTTCGGTGAGGAAATTTTAAAACTGGCAGCTCAAAACGATGAACGTCCTGTAATTTTAGCATTATCGAATCCGACATCAAAATCGGAATGCACACCCGACGAAGTTATAAGAGCTACCAACGGCAAAGGATTAATTGCAACAGGAAGTCCATTCCCACCAGTCGAACATAACGGTAAGCAACACGTTACATCGCAGTGTAATAATATGTTCATATTTCCGGGTGTTGGACTTGGTGCGCTAGTCAGCACAACTCCCAAAGTTACAAACCGAATGTTTCTTGCAGCCAGTAAAGCATTATCAAATCTTGTAACAGAAGAACAATTAAGCAAAGGAATTTTACTGCCTGATATGAAAGATATCCGGTTCGTATCCCGGCAAGTTGCCAAAGCAGTCGCGCTCGAAGCTCGAGAATCAGGTTTAGGTAGGTTGTTGGAAGATGAGCAGTACGAAAAGATAATAGCCAAAGCTCAGTGGGAGCCAAGGTATTATCCGTTTAGACCGGGTAAAACTTCCGATTTCTTATGCTGA
- the coaD gene encoding pantetheine-phosphate adenylyltransferase, which produces MKIAIYPGTFDPITYGHIDVLERALEIFDKVIVTIAHNTAKNPLFTDEERLDMVKNVTKKYGKRVVAEYFDGLLVEYARKKKAIALVRGLRAVSDFEYELQMALMNRKLANDITTIFFMPHEKHTYLNSSIVREIAKLDGNISSFVPAYVQKILKSKVQNV; this is translated from the coding sequence ATGAAAATCGCAATTTACCCCGGAACCTTCGACCCCATAACTTACGGACATATCGATGTTTTAGAACGAGCTTTGGAAATATTCGATAAAGTAATCGTAACAATTGCTCACAATACAGCAAAAAACCCTCTTTTCACTGACGAGGAGCGACTCGACATGGTAAAAAATGTTACAAAAAAATATGGAAAGCGCGTTGTAGCTGAATATTTCGACGGGTTGCTTGTAGAATATGCCCGAAAGAAAAAAGCCATAGCATTGGTTCGCGGGTTACGTGCCGTCTCCGATTTTGAGTATGAGTTACAGATGGCGTTGATGAACCGTAAATTAGCAAACGATATTACTACAATATTTTTTATGCCTCACGAGAAGCACACTTACCTTAATTCCTCGATAGTTCGTGAGATTGCAAAACTCGACGGTAATATATCGAGCTTCGTACCGGCTTATGTTCAAAAGATTTTGAAATCTAAAGTTCAGAACGTATAA
- the pckA gene encoding phosphoenolpyruvate carboxykinase (ATP) has product MNNLLNIKTPAQDQARALKSEYGLDNHSLTNLNNVYWNLPIEALYEEITFRGEARISKLGPIIAHTGKHTGRSANDKFVVKEPSTQDKVWWGEYNRPFNQDKFNEVLSRLQGFLQGRDLFVQDCYAGADEEYRLPIRIITEKAWHSAFARNMFILPKTAEEYKRHVPDFTIMSIPSFKGLPQIDGTSTETFILLNFEQKIGIIGNTAYGGEIKKAIFTVMNFLLPLDGVMPMHCSANIGKEKDTALFFGLSGTGKTTLSADPNRGLIGDDEHGWSDEGIFNFEGGCYAKVIALSPTAEPQIYACTQKFGTILENVVYDPITRKIDLDDATITENTRASYPLEYIDNGVPEKMGGHPKNIILLTCDGLGVLPPIAKLSPEQAMYQFMSGYTTKVAGTEMGLGKEPELTFSACFGAPFMVHHPAVYADLLKRKMLKYGAHCWLVNTGWVGGPYGVGKRISIKYTRQLLNAALSGELLKVKFKKDPIFGFEVPETCGDIPATVLNPASSWNSKEAHMNKYKQLAGRFIENFKKYEAGCPQEVIKAGPKV; this is encoded by the coding sequence ATGAACAATTTACTAAACATTAAAACACCGGCTCAAGACCAAGCCAGAGCACTTAAGAGCGAGTACGGGCTTGATAATCACAGCTTGACGAATCTTAACAATGTTTATTGGAATTTACCGATTGAAGCACTGTATGAAGAAATCACCTTCCGTGGTGAAGCCCGAATTTCAAAGTTAGGACCAATCATTGCCCACACAGGAAAGCATACCGGAAGATCTGCTAACGATAAATTTGTTGTAAAGGAACCATCCACACAGGATAAAGTGTGGTGGGGCGAATACAACCGACCGTTCAATCAGGATAAGTTCAACGAGGTGTTGAGTCGATTGCAAGGGTTCTTGCAAGGCAGAGATTTATTTGTGCAGGATTGCTATGCGGGCGCTGATGAAGAATATCGTTTACCAATCCGCATCATCACAGAAAAAGCCTGGCATAGCGCGTTCGCACGGAATATGTTCATCCTGCCAAAAACAGCAGAGGAATATAAACGACACGTTCCCGATTTCACAATTATGTCGATACCATCATTCAAAGGACTTCCGCAAATAGATGGGACATCGACCGAAACATTCATACTTCTCAACTTCGAGCAGAAAATAGGCATTATCGGCAACACTGCTTACGGCGGCGAAATTAAAAAAGCTATTTTCACGGTTATGAATTTCTTACTGCCGTTGGACGGAGTAATGCCGATGCACTGCTCAGCAAACATCGGAAAAGAAAAAGATACTGCGCTCTTCTTCGGATTATCCGGTACGGGTAAGACGACTCTTTCTGCCGATCCAAATCGCGGACTTATAGGCGACGACGAGCACGGCTGGAGTGATGAAGGCATCTTCAACTTTGAAGGCGGTTGTTACGCAAAAGTTATTGCTCTCTCCCCCACTGCTGAACCGCAGATTTATGCCTGCACTCAGAAATTCGGAACAATTTTAGAAAATGTTGTTTACGATCCGATAACACGCAAGATCGATTTGGACGATGCAACGATTACCGAAAACACTCGTGCTTCATATCCTCTCGAATATATAGACAACGGTGTACCTGAAAAAATGGGCGGACATCCAAAGAACATTATTCTATTAACATGCGATGGGCTTGGAGTATTGCCACCGATAGCAAAGCTTTCACCCGAACAGGCGATGTATCAGTTCATGTCAGGTTATACTACAAAAGTTGCAGGCACCGAGATGGGACTTGGGAAAGAGCCGGAGCTAACTTTTAGCGCCTGCTTTGGCGCGCCGTTTATGGTACATCATCCAGCCGTTTATGCCGATTTACTAAAACGGAAAATGCTGAAGTATGGCGCTCACTGCTGGTTAGTAAATACCGGCTGGGTTGGCGGACCGTATGGTGTTGGCAAACGCATAAGCATAAAGTACACGCGTCAATTATTGAACGCGGCGCTGAGCGGTGAATTGCTCAAGGTTAAGTTCAAAAAAGATCCGATCTTCGGTTTCGAAGTGCCTGAAACTTGCGGAGATATTCCTGCTACTGTTCTAAATCCTGCATCGTCATGGAACAGCAAAGAAGCCCACATGAATAAATACAAGCAACTTGCAGGTCGGTTCATTGAAAATTTTAAGAAATACGAAGCTGGCTGTCCGCAAGAAGTTATTAAGGCGGGACCGAAGGTGTAA
- a CDS encoding aminotransferase class I/II-fold pyridoxal phosphate-dependent enzyme produces MNVSQLARSIAESPTLRLTEEARLLKEKGEAVIHLGAGEPKNKAPINAILSSAAKLNTGDVKYTPADGTPSLKKAIIRYTEENYDKMVSPENIIVSAGAKQSVFNLLFTLLNPQEEVIILAPYWVSYPEMVRMCYGVPVIVTPEDGSFHPRMKDIEQKISSYTKAIIINSPNNPSGIMYKEEFIAEIIEFCERKGIYAIMDDIYHKLIFDGRKPISPYKYTKNTLENSKIIVVNGISKLYGMTGFRIGWTVAPKALTGIMTNVQGQITTTTSVILQAAAEGALMGIQSIVEGLRLMIENHRNIMMQELQSFTGIKTTKPDGTFYCLPDFSVYNKNSLELSKFLLKKALVVTVPGKEFGMEGHLRLSYCGTIKEIKQGIERIKWALDPNSPNEIFIGERKLVRDWL; encoded by the coding sequence ATGAATGTAAGTCAACTTGCGCGATCTATAGCTGAATCGCCCACTCTGCGACTAACCGAAGAAGCCCGGCTACTGAAAGAAAAAGGCGAAGCAGTTATTCACTTAGGAGCCGGTGAACCAAAAAATAAAGCTCCGATTAATGCCATCCTGAGTTCCGCAGCGAAACTTAATACCGGCGACGTGAAATATACGCCAGCTGACGGAACACCATCACTTAAAAAAGCAATCATCAGATATACTGAAGAGAATTATGATAAAATGGTTTCACCTGAAAACATCATCGTCTCTGCCGGCGCAAAACAATCGGTCTTTAATCTTCTGTTCACTTTATTAAATCCGCAGGAAGAGGTTATCATCCTTGCACCATATTGGGTTAGTTATCCAGAAATGGTTAGGATGTGTTACGGCGTTCCCGTTATTGTAACACCGGAAGACGGCTCGTTCCATCCGCGAATGAAAGACATCGAGCAAAAAATCAGCTCGTACACCAAAGCGATTATCATTAACAGCCCGAACAACCCGTCGGGCATTATGTATAAAGAAGAATTTATTGCGGAGATAATAGAGTTCTGTGAGCGCAAAGGAATTTACGCCATCATGGACGATATTTATCATAAACTGATATTTGATGGAAGAAAACCAATTTCTCCATACAAGTACACAAAGAATACTTTAGAAAATTCTAAAATTATCGTCGTGAATGGTATCTCGAAACTTTATGGAATGACAGGTTTCCGGATTGGCTGGACGGTTGCGCCCAAAGCTCTCACTGGAATTATGACAAACGTTCAAGGACAGATTACAACAACGACTTCAGTAATTCTACAAGCGGCGGCCGAAGGTGCGCTGATGGGAATACAGAGCATCGTCGAGGGATTGCGCTTGATGATAGAGAATCACCGCAACATTATGATGCAGGAACTTCAATCGTTTACTGGAATCAAAACGACAAAACCAGATGGAACATTTTACTGTTTACCTGATTTCAGCGTCTACAACAAGAACTCACTTGAGCTTTCGAAATTCTTATTAAAGAAAGCTCTCGTTGTTACTGTTCCCGGAAAAGAATTCGGAATGGAAGGACACTTACGTCTGAGTTACTGCGGAACAATAAAGGAGATCAAACAAGGCATCGAACGAATTAAATGGGCACTCGATCCCAATTCACCCAACGAAATATTTATTGGCGAAAGAAAATTAGTGAGGGATTGGTTATGA
- the rsmD gene encoding 16S rRNA (guanine(966)-N(2))-methyltransferase RsmD, translating into MRVISGIFKGHQLKSARQLDIRPATDRVKETIFNVLQTRLKLEDARVLDLFAGTGSLAIEALSRYAAFATIVDNSRSSIELIKSNIEKLKLSDKSRIIQTDAFKFISKTEEKYDLIFADPPYVYEFTTSIPEKVFTNNLLNTSGFLIIEHTKKMIFENSDKYIQAIKKDFGNTVVSFFVHNIMEKK; encoded by the coding sequence ATGCGTGTTATTTCAGGAATTTTTAAAGGTCATCAATTAAAATCTGCCCGCCAACTGGACATCCGTCCGGCTACCGATCGGGTAAAGGAGACAATATTTAATGTTTTACAAACACGTTTGAAACTCGAAGATGCGCGGGTTCTCGATTTATTTGCAGGCACCGGTAGTTTAGCCATCGAAGCATTGAGCCGTTACGCCGCCTTTGCTACTATCGTTGATAATTCAAGATCATCTATCGAGTTAATTAAATCGAATATTGAAAAGTTAAAATTATCAGATAAAAGCCGTATCATCCAGACGGATGCTTTTAAGTTTATAAGCAAAACTGAGGAAAAATACGATTTGATTTTTGCCGACCCTCCCTACGTTTATGAATTTACAACGAGCATTCCCGAAAAAGTTTTTACGAATAATTTATTAAACACCAGCGGCTTTCTGATAATTGAGCATACAAAAAAAATGATTTTTGAAAATTCCGATAAATACATCCAAGCAATTAAAAAAGATTTTGGAAATACAGTGGTATCGTTTTTCGTTCACAACATAATGGAGAAAAAATGA